In the genome of Rhodoferax sp. BAB1, one region contains:
- a CDS encoding M23 family metallopeptidase codes for MKYTLPPALSAALATLSRAASQHPRAFKTTLLSLVLLGGGAYALAAAVVTLAPDVAQLPVREVSETVTPLPVPEQTAALESHSYRLYRTDLSRANDTPDALLRRLGMDDAQAADFMRRDTLTHRHLLGRTGRHLSAEASERNTLLKLVARWSPDDDGSFKRLVIEKSGTGFQSRLETAQLTASIRIAGATIDSSLFASADEANIPDAVAIQIAEIFSGDIDFHRELRKGDRYSVVYEVLEGDGEPLRAGRVLSAEFVNGGKTYQAVWFQEPTATHPLPVEQGRPTRTQGRSGYYTLEGKSLKRAYLASPLAFSRVTSGFKMRFHPILKKWAAHLGVDYAAPTGTPVRSVGDGVVETAGAQGGFGNVVFIRHRNNHVTVYAHLSRIAVRRGQRVEQGQHIGSVGATGWATGPHLHYEFRINGRHQNPLAIARNSESIPVSPAARPAFDRLAAVARQQLAAAQLLAMR; via the coding sequence TTGAAATACACCCTGCCACCCGCCCTGTCCGCTGCTCTGGCCACCCTGTCCCGGGCCGCCAGCCAGCACCCGCGCGCGTTCAAGACCACGCTACTCTCCCTGGTCCTGCTGGGCGGCGGCGCCTACGCGCTGGCCGCGGCGGTGGTCACGCTGGCGCCCGACGTGGCGCAACTGCCGGTGCGCGAGGTCAGCGAAACCGTCACCCCCCTGCCTGTGCCGGAGCAGACCGCAGCGCTGGAATCCCACAGCTACCGCCTCTACCGCACCGACCTCTCCCGCGCCAATGACACCCCCGACGCACTGCTGCGCCGCTTGGGCATGGACGATGCGCAGGCGGCCGACTTCATGCGCCGGGACACCCTGACCCACCGCCACCTGCTCGGTCGCACCGGCCGCCACCTGAGCGCCGAGGCCAGCGAGCGCAACACCCTGCTCAAGCTGGTGGCGCGCTGGAGCCCGGACGACGACGGCAGCTTCAAGCGCCTGGTGATCGAGAAATCCGGCACCGGCTTCCAGTCCCGGCTGGAAACGGCACAGCTCACGGCCTCCATCCGCATCGCCGGCGCCACCATCGACAGCTCGTTGTTCGCCTCGGCCGACGAAGCCAACATCCCGGACGCCGTGGCCATCCAGATCGCCGAGATCTTCTCCGGCGACATCGACTTTCATCGCGAACTGCGCAAGGGCGACCGCTATTCGGTCGTCTACGAGGTGCTGGAAGGCGACGGCGAGCCGCTGCGTGCCGGGCGTGTCCTGAGCGCCGAGTTTGTCAACGGCGGCAAAACCTATCAGGCCGTGTGGTTCCAGGAGCCCACCGCCACCCATCCCCTGCCTGTCGAACAAGGCCGCCCCACACGGACCCAGGGCCGCAGCGGCTATTACACGCTCGAAGGCAAAAGCCTCAAGCGCGCCTACCTCGCTTCGCCGCTGGCTTTCTCGCGTGTGACCAGCGGCTTCAAGATGCGCTTCCACCCCATCCTCAAGAAGTGGGCGGCCCACCTGGGCGTGGACTACGCTGCCCCCACCGGCACCCCGGTACGCAGCGTGGGCGACGGTGTGGTCGAGACCGCCGGGGCGCAGGGCGGCTTCGGCAATGTGGTCTTCATCCGCCACCGCAACAACCACGTCACGGTGTATGCCCACCTGAGCCGCATCGCCGTGCGCCGCGGCCAGCGCGTCGAGCAGGGCCAGCATATCGGCTCGGTCGGCGCCACCGGCTGGGCCACCGGCCCGCACCTGCATTACGAATTCCGCATCAACGGCCGGCACCAGAACCCGCTGGCCATTGCACGCAACAGCGAGTCCATTCCCGTCTCGCCCGCCGCCCGCCCGGCTTTCGACCGCCTGGCTGCCGTGGCACGCCAGCAGCTGGCGGCCGCGCAATTGCTGGCGATGCGCTGA